The DNA segment AAGCTGGTCGTACTCAAAGTCGGCTATGAGCGGATCATTGAGGATGTAATAGCGGTATTCATGAAAGCGCAATGCTTCCCGTAAGCCGGCTATATCGTCCTTAGGGCTTATTTTTTCCTTTTTGACTTTATCGAGTAAGGCGGTGGTTAGTTGCTGTAAAGATTTGGTTTGGCCGGTAGCGTACATAAATGGCTGGTTATGTGTTTGTGGAGTAAAATTAAGTAAGAGTTATCTTTGCCGCATGAGAAAAAAGAATGTGGTACTGCAAAAGATGACGGTACAGGATTATGCGGCGGAGGGCAAGGCGCTGGGCAGGATTGACGGGAAGGTGGTTTTTATTGAGGGGGCGGTGCCGGGCGATGTGGTAGATGTACGCCTGTCGAAGAATAAGCAGGAATGGGCGGAAGGCAAAGCTGTTCACTTTCATGCGTTTTCCCCGGACCGGGTCACTCCTTTCTGCGAACATTTTGGGGTTTGCGGGGGTTGTAAATGGCAGATGCTGCCCTATGATAAACAGTTGCAATATAAGCAGCATGAGGTGGAGCAGCACCTGCGGCGCATTGGCAAGGTAGCCTTGCCGGAGATTGCCCCGATAGCCGGGTGCGAAAGCACGGCACGGTACCGGAATAAGCTGGAATTCACTTTCAGCAACCGCCGTTACCTGTTGCCAGATGAAATAGCCGGGGCGGCGGCGATTGACCCCGAAAATGCCCTGGGATTCCATGTTCCCCGTCTGTTTGACAAGGTTATAGATATTAATACCTGTCACCTGATGGCGGAGCCTACGAATGCCATTAAGAATACGATCCGTCGTTTTGCGATGGAGCAGGGTTTTAGCTTTTATGATATCCGGGAACACCGGGGATGGCTGCGGACCCTGATTGTACGGGTATGTACAACGGGGGAGGTGATGGTCAATGTTTGTTTCGGGTATGATGACCGGGATGCGCGCAAGCAGTTGTTTGATCATTTGCTGCAACAGGTGCCGGGCATTACCACCCTGCTGTATACGATCAATCCCAAAAAGAATGATACGATCTATGACCTGCAGCCGCAGGCATATTATGGAAAAGGGTATATTACAGAAAAACTGGAAGACCTGGTGTTTAAGATAGGGCCGAAGTCTTTTTTCCAGACCAATACACGGCAGGGAGAGCGATTGTACCAGATTACCCGGGATTTTACGGCCTTAACGGGAAAGGAAACGGTGTATGATCTTTATTGTGGCACCGGTAGTATCGGGTTGTTTGTGAGCAAGCTGGCCAAAAAGATTGTGGGCGTGGAGGTGATCAGCGAAGCCATTGAAGATGCCCGGGAGAATGCCGCGCTGAATAATATTCACCACGCACAATTTTTCGCCGGCGATGTTATAGATATTTGTGACGATGCTTTTTTTGCGCACCATGGTAAGCCGGATGTCATTATTACCGATCCGCCGAGAGCAGGTATGCATGAGAAGCTGGTGCAAAAGATACTGGATATGGAGGCGCCGCTGGTAGTGTATGTGAGCTGCAATCCTGCCACGCAGGCGCGGGACCTGCAGAAGCTGGATGAGAAGTATGCTGTGACGAGGGTACAACCGGTTGACATGTTCCCGCATACCCATCATATTGAGAATGTGGTGCAGTTAAAGCTAAAAAAGTAGTATTTTATGGTTGTACAATTTAAAACAGCAGCATAGTGTATTCGAACAGAATGTTTTTTCCTCTGACAACGATTGTCAAGAATCTCCTGATCATTAATGGGCTTATTTTCCTGGCGCAGCAAACATTTGACAAGGAAGCCGCTTATGATTTGTTTGCACAGCACCATTTCCTGTCGAAGGATTTCCGTCCGCACCAGATCATTACCGCCCTGTTCATGCATGGTTCTGTAGAGCACCTGCTGGGCAATATGCTGGGCCTGTATATGTTTGGCACCAAGCTGGAGCTGGTTTGGGGACCTAAAAGGTTCCTTACGTTTTACCTGGTTTGCGGCATTGGCGCGAATATTATCAGCGGCATGGCCACACTGGCTGAAACGTACCCGGTTATCAGTGACCTTAATTTCTTACAGGAGCATGTTTCGGTACGCAATTTTAATATGCTTTTAAGTAAATATGACTGGATCCGGATGAGCATAACGCCGGAATTCAAAACCATGTTAGAGGCCAATCCCCCGGTTCCCGGCATCAATAAAGATATTTTTCTGGCTACCGGAGAACTGAAAGACCTTGCTACCCGCAGCACACTGGTAGGCGCTTCCGGAGCCATTTTTGGTTTACTGGCCGGGGCAGCCTATTTATTTCCGGATGATATTATTCTGGCCGGCATGTTTTTCCCCATTAAAATGAAATGGTTCGCGCTGATCTATGGGGGCGCAGAGGTGTACCTGGCACTGCAAAACCGTCCTGATGACCAGGTAGCCCACGTAGCCCATATAGGAGGGGCCCTGGTAGGCTTTTTGATGGTCTATTACAGTTACCGCAGGGGCAACCGGCGCAAATTATTCTGAGCAGCAACTTTACCGGCCATTTGACTGTTAATTTATTACCAATATGGTAATGCCTGTTTAGGGTGTTATGGGAAGGGTTTTGTAAATTCACCAAAAATATTTTCGTGTTGCGGGAAGATAGATACAGGAAACGCATTTTGCTGGGCCAGGATGGTAATGCATTGGTTTTATTGCTCATAATTCTGGGCATTGTATTCTGCATTTTTAAGTTCTTATGGCTGGTGTACTGGATGTCGGGGCTTAAGAAGCCGGATTTTGATTCAGAGATCCTGCAGTGGTTTATTTTACCCGCCAACCTGAGCACACTGGCTACCCGCCCGTGGACGATTATTACCCATATGTTTATGCACGATGACCCGATGCACCTGATCGGCAATGTGCTGTGGATATGGGCTTTCGGGTATATTTTGCAGGACCTTACAGGGTCCAAAAAGCTGATTCCCCTGTTCATTTATGGCGGCCTGGCCGGCGGCGCCTTTTATATTTTCAGTTATAATGTTATCCCGGTACTGGCGCCAGATGTAGCCAATAGCTATGCATTGGGCGCTTCTGCCGGAGTGATGGCCATTGCCATTGCAACCACTGTACTGGCGCCTGGTTACCGCATTTTTCCCATGATCAATGGAGGCATACCGCTGTGGGTGCTCACCCTGATCTTTGTGGTGCTTGATTTTGCGATGATATCGGGCAATAATACAGGCGGTCACCTGGCACACCTGGCGGGCGCAGCCACCGGTTTCATTTTTATACGGCAGTTGCGCAAGGGGCATGACTGGAGCGCCTGGATGAACCAGTTTTTCGATTGGGTGAGTAACCTGTTCAATCCTGACAAAAAGAGCTGGAAAAAGACCGCGAAAGACGAACTGCACTATAAATCGAAGGGCACCCAGCCTTTTAAGAAGATCCCCAATATTACCCAGAAACGGATTGATGAAATACTGGACAAGATCAACCAACAGGGATATCGCTTCCTGACCGAAGAAGAGAAGGAAATTCTGAAGCGGGCCTCGGAGGACGAAGAGTTGTAAATTTAAACATGGCTATACGAACCATCGCAAAGCGAGTTTTTATTGTTGTGCATATTGGTATAGCAACGCTTTTTTTGTGTTCCTGCGCCAATGCGTTCCTGCCTCCTGAAAAATGGTGGTTCTTTGCTTTACTGGGCCTGGCATTCCCTTTCCTGTTATTACTGGTGATCATTTTTCTTCTTTTCTGGACCTTGTTCCGTTCCCGCTGGGCATTTCTTTCACTGGCAGTATTATTATTAGGCTTTACCAATATACGGGCGCTGATCGGCTTCCATTCCGGCGGGTTTACGCCTGCCAAAAGCGAGCAGAGCATACGCATTATGAGCTGGAATGTACGCTGGTTTGATGAACAGAAGCGGGCTACGAAGGGCGCTTATCCCAAACGCAAGCAGATGCTTGAGTTTATTAAGGAACAGGATGCCGATATTTTATGCTTCCAGGAGTATTTTGAATCGAACAGGACAAATTATAGCAACCTGAAAGATTTACAGAAGATGAATTATCCTTATTGCTATAAGGTGATTGACTATGGCCGTAAAGGAGGTTCTATTGAAGTAGGGGTAGCCATTTTTTCCCGTTTCCCTATAACAGATTCCATCCGTATCCGGTATCCCGGACCGTTAAAATTACGGGCTGCAGAAAGCCTTATTGCCTGTGATATTGATGTACACGGGCAAAAGATCCGGGTGTTTAACACCCACCTTCAGTCGGTATTGTTCCAGCAGCAGGACTATGAGCATTTACGTACGATCAGGTCGGCAGATGACAGTATACTGGATGCCTCCAGATCTATTGTGAAGAAGCTGAAACAAGGATATACCTCCCGCAGCAAACAGGTAGATATTGTACGTGAGCAGTTGGATAAAAGCCCCTATCCCGCTGTGATCTGCGGCGATTTTAATGATGTGCCCAATTCCTACACGTATTTCCGCATCCGGGGCAACCGGCAGGATGCTTTTATAGCCAGCAGTAATGGGATCGGGCGAACTTTTTCCAATATATCCCCCACCCTGCGGATTGATTATATTATGCCGGATAAGCAATTTGAAGTGCTTCAATTTAAACGGCATGTACTGCCCTATTCAGACCATTACCCGGTAGTAACCG comes from the Paraflavitalea devenefica genome and includes:
- a CDS encoding endonuclease/exonuclease/phosphatase family protein — protein: MAIRTIAKRVFIVVHIGIATLFLCSCANAFLPPEKWWFFALLGLAFPFLLLLVIIFLLFWTLFRSRWAFLSLAVLLLGFTNIRALIGFHSGGFTPAKSEQSIRIMSWNVRWFDEQKRATKGAYPKRKQMLEFIKEQDADILCFQEYFESNRTNYSNLKDLQKMNYPYCYKVIDYGRKGGSIEVGVAIFSRFPITDSIRIRYPGPLKLRAAESLIACDIDVHGQKIRVFNTHLQSVLFQQQDYEHLRTIRSADDSILDASRSIVKKLKQGYTSRSKQVDIVREQLDKSPYPAVICGDFNDVPNSYTYFRIRGNRQDAFIASSNGIGRTFSNISPTLRIDYIMPDKQFEVLQFKRHVLPYSDHYPVVTDLRISTNE
- a CDS encoding rhomboid family intramembrane serine protease, producing the protein MFFPLTTIVKNLLIINGLIFLAQQTFDKEAAYDLFAQHHFLSKDFRPHQIITALFMHGSVEHLLGNMLGLYMFGTKLELVWGPKRFLTFYLVCGIGANIISGMATLAETYPVISDLNFLQEHVSVRNFNMLLSKYDWIRMSITPEFKTMLEANPPVPGINKDIFLATGELKDLATRSTLVGASGAIFGLLAGAAYLFPDDIILAGMFFPIKMKWFALIYGGAEVYLALQNRPDDQVAHVAHIGGALVGFLMVYYSYRRGNRRKLF
- the rlmD gene encoding 23S rRNA (uracil(1939)-C(5))-methyltransferase RlmD; this encodes MRKKNVVLQKMTVQDYAAEGKALGRIDGKVVFIEGAVPGDVVDVRLSKNKQEWAEGKAVHFHAFSPDRVTPFCEHFGVCGGCKWQMLPYDKQLQYKQHEVEQHLRRIGKVALPEIAPIAGCESTARYRNKLEFTFSNRRYLLPDEIAGAAAIDPENALGFHVPRLFDKVIDINTCHLMAEPTNAIKNTIRRFAMEQGFSFYDIREHRGWLRTLIVRVCTTGEVMVNVCFGYDDRDARKQLFDHLLQQVPGITTLLYTINPKKNDTIYDLQPQAYYGKGYITEKLEDLVFKIGPKSFFQTNTRQGERLYQITRDFTALTGKETVYDLYCGTGSIGLFVSKLAKKIVGVEVISEAIEDARENAALNNIHHAQFFAGDVIDICDDAFFAHHGKPDVIITDPPRAGMHEKLVQKILDMEAPLVVYVSCNPATQARDLQKLDEKYAVTRVQPVDMFPHTHHIENVVQLKLKK
- a CDS encoding rhomboid family intramembrane serine protease encodes the protein MLREDRYRKRILLGQDGNALVLLLIILGIVFCIFKFLWLVYWMSGLKKPDFDSEILQWFILPANLSTLATRPWTIITHMFMHDDPMHLIGNVLWIWAFGYILQDLTGSKKLIPLFIYGGLAGGAFYIFSYNVIPVLAPDVANSYALGASAGVMAIAIATTVLAPGYRIFPMINGGIPLWVLTLIFVVLDFAMISGNNTGGHLAHLAGAATGFIFIRQLRKGHDWSAWMNQFFDWVSNLFNPDKKSWKKTAKDELHYKSKGTQPFKKIPNITQKRIDEILDKINQQGYRFLTEEEKEILKRASEDEEL